The nucleotide window ACGCGTGGGCCACGGAAGTCCATCTTTCGCTATCCATCCATCCCGGCTCCTTCCATCTCATATTGGAAGACAACGGCCGAGGCCTCAATGGAACCTCCACGCCCTCCCCCGGAGGAGCCGATGGCCTGCAAAATCTCCGCGAGCGCTTGCAGCAAATCGGTGGCACCTGTGTCTATGACAGCCATCCGGGCCAGGGAACCCGGATTGAAATGGACGTCCCACTCGATCCTTCGCAATAGTCGGCAGTTTTACCGACTAGCTTGGGCAACCCGGTCAAATTTATCCTGCACCCGATTCAGATCTGATGAAAACGGTCACTACTCCGATCACTGTCGCCTTGGTCGAGGACGATCCGCGCATCCGGCGCAGCCTCACCACGATTCTGGCACAAGAGGAGGACATCCGCTGCGTCGGAGCATTTCCCAGCGCGGAGGACGCGTTGGTCGAACTGCCATCGCTGAAACCCAAGGTGCTGCTGATGGATGTGAATCTTCCCGGCATGACCGGAGTGGATTGCGTGCGGCAGCTTTCCGGACGCGTGCCCGGCACCCAGATCCTGATGCTGACGGTGCACGAGGATACGGACGTGATTTTCAATTCACTGGCTGCGGGAGCGAGCGGCTACCTGCTCAAGCCACCGCGTGCGGCCGAGTTGATCGCAGCGGTGCGGGACGTCTCCACCGGTGGCGCGCCGATGACCAGTCTCATCGCCCGCAAGGTGGTGCAGTCGTTCAACCACGGCCCCGCGCCGACCAATGAGGCGGACGGCCTTTCACCGCGTGAGACGGAGGTGCTGGATCGCCTGGCGAAAGGTTTCGCCTACAAGGAAATCGCGGCGGATCTCGGCATCAGCTATTCGACGGTGCAAACGCACATCGAGCGGATCTATGAGAAGCTGCACGTTCATTCGAGATCGCACGCGGTGATGAAGTATCTGGGGATCAAGTAGGACAAACATTCCTGCTTGTGCCACTTAACGGAACATCTCGAACGTGCGATCGAGAAACCAGCAGGACGAAAGAATGCCCAGCGCATAGATCGTGCCCAGCTTCGCGCTGCGAGGGATTTGCACATGCATGAGCCGGATCGCCCCC belongs to Luteolibacter ambystomatis and includes:
- a CDS encoding response regulator — protein: MKTVTTPITVALVEDDPRIRRSLTTILAQEEDIRCVGAFPSAEDALVELPSLKPKVLLMDVNLPGMTGVDCVRQLSGRVPGTQILMLTVHEDTDVIFNSLAAGASGYLLKPPRAAELIAAVRDVSTGGAPMTSLIARKVVQSFNHGPAPTNEADGLSPRETEVLDRLAKGFAYKEIAADLGISYSTVQTHIERIYEKLHVHSRSHAVMKYLGIK